The sequence ATTAGCTGGCTCGCCAGGGCGAGCCTGATGCTCCCAATACCACTGGTATTACCACACGTGGGGATTGCAATAATAATGGACCCAGGCGGGAACACCTGGGTATTAAGCATTAATGGCGTGGTAATCAACGGTAACGAGAGTACAATCCTACCACTACCACTGGGCGTGGAGGTAGCCTTTGGAGGCTACCCAAGGCCTGGGGAGGCCTGCACTATTGGTCCTCATTACGCCATCATAAAAAGCGTGACCGTCTTCAGCATCCACTGCAGCAGGACTAGCCAGGCACTACCCTAACTAATTAACTGGCTCTTGACTGCCAACCCATGCCCACCGACATTGTTAAAATCAATGGTAAGGAATACGCGATAGTCTATGCCATTATTAATGGTGATATTATAATCTTTGATGTTGGTGAGGTGCACTACGCGCCTGGCGAGTCGTACATTATACCCACCACCCCAGGGGAGGTTAGGCTCGCCCTCAGTGAGTGGCGTAGGAGGCTTGTTGGCTTGAGGGATGGCTTGAAGCCAGCGCCCCGGCATTGCCGGGGCTAATTAATTGCTAGCCTTAATCATGCAATCACTGGCGATTAGCCCCGCCTAATTAGTGGGGCTTGTCATACACGATCCAGTGCGAGTCAGTGAATTCCACAATGCCAGCCCTCCCAAGCCTTTTAACGAGGCTCGTAATGAGCCTCCTAGCCACCTCGGTATCGCCGTTAGCGTACTCCATGGCGAACCTCGCGATCTCGTACTTGGGAATCACGTTAATCCTACCCCTAACAAAACGCCTCTTGAAGTTAGTGTAGAAGCCCAGGTAGTCAATGGGCACGAGCGTGACTCACACCCACCCTAATTAGCCCCGGCGGTGCCGGGGCTTAAATCACTCGGGTCCAGGGTAACTAGTTGGAAGCCATACTCCCTAGCAAGCCTCCTGGCACCACTCGTGAAGCAGGGAGCCACTAGAATACCACCAGCATTGAGGGCATCCGCATAACGCCTCAACTGGCTCACTGCATGTAGGTCAGCGCACTGCCTCTTTACCTCAATGACGATTTTACGCCCGCTGGCGTCCTCCGCGAGGATATCGGCAATCCCATGGCCTGGGATCTCGTACTCCACGCTAATGACCCTGCCCCCTGGAATGATCCTCTGGATATTCCTCACAATCCACTCCTTGACGTCCTCGTGAGTCCCAGTTAGCCTGAAGGCTCCCTCGCTTGGCATGCCCCAGCATGCCCACTCTATACCATAGACAACCACCCTAATGACCTCCCTAGGCCTCTGCCTAGTGGAGTAAATGATGAGCTTGCCATCACTAGTCTCCGTCACGCTGATTCTGGAGCCTGGTGGTTGCCAGTTCATGGGTTGGTAGCCCTGGTCAGTGTGGATTAGTAGTGTGCCATCGGGCTTGATTATGATGAGCCTCCAAGCCCTACCAGCCCTCGAGACTGCCCTACCATCATAACTCACCTCAGAATCAGCGTATAGGACTATGACACTCCTGCCTATTTGACTGCGCCAATTACCACCGCAGGGCATGCCCCGTCCTCGCGAGGCTCGTAATTAGGTAATCACATCCAGGACCCTGAAGGCTCCAGCGTCCACGAGCCTCGCGAGGTAGTAGGCAATCGCGAGGGATAGGGAGTAGGCAACATCAAGCAGTGCGTCCCAGACGAAGGCGTGGAAGGCACTGATTGGCGAGCCACCAATCAGGTTGAAGGTGGTGGCCAGCGTGTTCCCAACCATTGCCAGGTAGTCTTGGAGTAGGCAGGTTGGCAAATTGGCTAGTGTGGACTGGAGTGGGTTGCAGGGGAAGTTGATGACTACGACCTGGACGTAGGGTAGCTCCATTAGGACCATGCCCAGCATTACCGGGAGTGTTATGGCTAGTACCATGTACGTCATTGTAATGCTCGAGCCGATACTCCTCGTACTCCTCGGCACAATGAGGCTCGCCGTGACTGCCCACAAGCCGTACTTAGTCATGTACTCGGTGAATAGGGTCATGACGTAGAGTACTGCCAAGTCTGCAATGAACCACTCGAAGGAGAGCCACTGGAGGCTCGTAATCCTCTCCATGAAGCCCGCCAAGGCCGATAGGAAGCCCAGCCTAAAGCCAAACGCCTCTATCGTGCCCAGGGCTTTTAGGGTGTAGACTATTGCCCAGAAGACTGCCCAGGATGTGGTGGACTCTGTGAGTAGGCTCTGGATGTAGGGGCTTGAGGGCTTGACTACGGGGATTCCGAAGGATGAGGCGATGGACTGGCTTATGACACCCGCATTCTGGAGTACTGCCACCACGCTAATGATTACAATCCACGCTATAGCGTATGACCAGATTGCCTCCCACACTTCAGCCCTCTTTTGTGGTGGCGTGTAGTTGACCTTGATTATTAGGTAAGCCACT is a genomic window of Vulcanisaeta souniana JCM 11219 containing:
- a CDS encoding endonuclease NucS domain-containing protein, which encodes MPCGGNWRSQIGRSVIVLYADSEVSYDGRAVSRAGRAWRLIIIKPDGTLLIHTDQGYQPMNWQPPGSRISVTETSDGKLIIYSTRQRPREVIRVVVYGIEWACWGMPSEGAFRLTGTHEDVKEWIVRNIQRIIPGGRVISVEYEIPGHGIADILAEDASGRKIVIEVKRQCADLHAVSQLRRYADALNAGGILVAPCFTSGARRLAREYGFQLVTLDPSDLSPGTAGAN